A single Augochlora pura isolate Apur16 chromosome 2, APUR_v2.2.1, whole genome shotgun sequence DNA region contains:
- the LOC144475197 gene encoding lateral signaling target protein 2 homolog isoform X1: MESIRKWFYRPKRDDTSLLAQFFYADEALNAVACELDSFDGRQEPERCTTLVNQLRHCQDKVLTICSQIMDELIPESRANRDFRVKFPDDVMQENLAGQLWFGAECLAAGSSIMNREAESSAMRPLAKALTKSLDIVRNLLREHALKGHMNLKYLFQTQNPLDPSLEKLIESLKIFDRLFSDFELCYVGAMVPVKSTKEYEQQELVCVLFSETLQRALERGLLSQADVDNYEPALMFTIPRLAIVSGLLAPPGGPLCLKSPDNISEMFRPFKTLLLKIRELLWTLNNRELYMLEKLLCSNEEPSGPITHSSKSACQDIPDLEEFVHNFYTGYPNCKDFIVDFYTVTRNTGNNMDEVANDVVQALTEECENADRSPETRYDQEEGDRRAATRMNDVEYGPNRVYVTADGFDESARCNGGARTSSERESVSDEVQYSVKKACNSSVSRRQSCDDGLGSRREEDNAGSVYLTVQASVAQGGAENGASISSENQLSQQQQDDFMTSDISEILDGSENIEIPQTQYLLNQVSHENNVSGDTMHIQNSLPDLDSKKLISEANKTLSNLLLDSDCQNEISEQTDSGICTVLSSENTSLYDKSPEEKKTFANEIQQDDQILDDEDTQENTSYSCSNLNSPKRKSSTISENSCVCSLRSVKPVPPMDHSIEVNNLHSSSTEAAKNIPRISSNFDGTNEEFVGVAYGNGHITVCDSNQSSFQINYTENWENLNLNIDASTSRREFWCDLKCENCPSTSQNIGKIGTKIEQYAKEKIVSRKMRDEKQKRRHHRRHDKSGPLIHGNQETRTTSHFQSVYCATSTESSRSNSTDRCLNPRLISYGASLHPSQNTRQMPNFGSHSPHASPRMQHFEPRTNGHRTGSIVPRTQRNLSPHNKKLLDHRRSRSEQISRMKRRDVEKRDKYDRVNTRSDQTKRKLENRSPNELMNDGLGPRTDKSGLVAEPVSPVMPQNVPYGVQSLIKDNNTQRTVRAIRLVNATTVSGAQSFNSDRSLIHKPDVGSSSSCSSCCDSSSETSEFQSDCQDDEEIALAMQAAEIANRNQIRAKFRSSEDLVHRLFVCIAGVADQLQTNFASDLRNILKCVFLMNSSQTVEESETKDDILTADDQIANPINDTGTNHERQDSLQEFEDDLEDTTVTTNGQNTNSPITERGEECVERAPAWVPDNDAPRCMACQAGFTVVRRRHHCRNCGKVFCGRCSSNNVPLPRYGHTKPVRVCNRCFLYQVTPFTVSQVTPAS; the protein is encoded by the exons AGAGACGACACGAGTCTGCTCGCTCAGTTTTTCTACGCCGACGAGGCGTTGAACGCGGTCGCCTGCGAGTTGGACTCGTTCGACGGCCGACAGGAGCCGGAACGATGCACGACGCTGGTGAATCAGCTGCGCCATTGTCAGGACAAGGTGCTGACGATCTGCAGCCAGATAATGGACGAGCTGATACCGGAGAGCAGGGCGAACCGTGACTTCAGGGTGAAGTTCCCGGACGACGTGATGCAGGAGAATCTCGCGGGACAATTGTGGTTCGGCGCGGAATGCCTGGCAGCCGGCTCCTCCATCATGAATAGGGAGGCGGAAAGTTCAGCGATGAGGCCGTTGGCGAAGGCCCTGACAAAGTCGCTGGATATCGTCAGGAATTTGCTCAGGGAGCACGCGCTGAAAGGTCACATGAACCTGAAG TATCTCTTTCAGACGCAGAACCCGCTGGACCCGTCGTTGGAGAAGCTGATCGAGTCCCTGAAGATCTTCGACCGTCTGTTCTCCGATTTCGAGCTGTGCTACGTCGGCGCCATGGTACCGGTAAAATCGACCAAGGAGTACGAGCAACAGGAACTCGTGTGCGTTTTATTTTCGGAGACGCTGCAGAGAGCTCTCGAACGTGGATTGCTCAGCCAAGCTGACGTGGATAATTACGAGCCAGCCCTGATGTTTACTATTCCCCGTTTGGCGATTGTCTCTGGCCTCTTGGCTCCGCCTGGAGGGCCGCTGTGCCTCAAATCACCCGACAACATTAGTGAAATGTTTAGACCGTTTAAG ACGCTGCTTTTAAAAATCCGCGAGCTCCTATGGACGCTGAACAATCGCGAGCTCTACATGCTCGAGAAGCTGTTGTGCTCGAACGAAGAGCCGTCGGGCCCTATCACGCACTCCTCGAAGTCCGCGTGCCAGGACATACCGGACCTGGAGGAGTtcgttcacaatttttataccggTTATCCGAACTGCAAAGACTTCATCGTAGATTTTTACACAGTGACGAGGAACACGGGAAACAATATGGACGAGGTGGCGAACGACGTAGTTCAAGCGTTAACGGAGGAATGCGAGAACGCGGATCGTTCGCCGGAGACGAGGTACGACCAAGAGGAGGGCGATAGGCGCGCGGCCACGAGGATGAACGACGTCGAATACGGGCCTAATCGTGTGTACGTGACCGCGGACGGGTTCGACGAGAGTGCGAGGTGTAACGGTGGCGCGAGGACATCCAGTGAACGGGAGAGTGTCAGTGACGAAGTGCAATACAGCGTGAAGAAGGCTTGCAACTCTAGCGTTAGCAGGCGGCAGTCCTGCGACGACGGTCTTGGCTCCAGAAGAGAGGAGGATAACGCAGGCTCGGTATACCTGACGGTGCAGGCATCGGTTGCACAGGGTGGCGCGGAGAACGGTGCGTCGATTAGCAGCGAGAACCAGTTGAGTCAGCAGCAGCAGGACGATTTCATGACCTCCGACATCTCCGAGATCCTGGACGGTTCTGAGAACATCGAGATCCCGCAGACTCAGTATCTACTTAACCAGGTGTCCCACGAGAACAACGTGTCCGGCGATACCATGCACATTCAGAACTCGCTGCCGGACTTGGACTCGAAGAAGCTGATCTCCGAGGCGAACAAGACCCTGTCGAATCTCCTGTTGGACAGCGACTGTCAGAACGAGATCTCGGAGCAGACCGATTCCGGGATCTGCACGGTACTGTCCTCGGAGAACACCAGCCTTTACGATAAGAGTccggaggagaagaagacgtTCGCGAACGAGATCCAGCAAGACGATCAGATCTTGGACGACGAGGACACGCAAGAGAACACCAGCTATTCCTGCTCGAATCTGAATTCGCCAAAGAGGAAGAGCTCCACGATCTCGGAGAACTCTTGCGTCTGTAGTCTGAGGAGCGTGAAACCGGTCCCGCCGATGGACCATTCGATCGAGGTGAACAATCTCCACTCGAGCAGCACCGAGGCCGCGAAAAACATTCCAAGGATATCGTCGAACTTCGACGGTACCAACGAGGAGTTCGTCGGAGTCGCCTACGGGAACGGCCACATCACCGTCTGCGACTCGAACCAGTCCAGCTTTCAGATCAATTACACGGAGAACTGGGAGAACCTGAACCTGAACATCGACGCGTCCACCTCACGCCGGGAGTTCTGGTGCGACCTGAAGTGCGAGAACTGTCCGTCGACGTCGCAGAACATCGGCAAGATCGGGACGAAGATCGAGCAGTACGCGAAGGAGAAGATCGTGTCGAGGAAGATGCGTGACGAGAAACAGAAGCGGCGACATCATCGCAGACACGACAAGAGCGGCCCGTTGATACACGGGAACCAGGAGACCAGGACCACCTCGCACTTCCAGAGCGTGTACTGCGCGACCAGCACGGAGAGCTCCAGGTCGAACTCGACCGACCGGTGCCTGAACCCTAGACTGATCAGCTACGGCGCCAGTTTACACCCGAGCCAGAACACCAGGCAAATGCCGAACTTCGGGAGCCACAGTCCTCACGCCAGCCCGAGGATGCAGCACTTCGAGCCGCGTACCAACGGCCATCGGACCGGTAGCATCGTCCCCAGGACGCAGAGAAACTTGTCGCCGCATAACAAGAAGCTGCTGGACCACAGGAGATCCAGATCAGAGCAGATCAGCCGGATGAAGAGGAGGGACGTCGAGAAGAGGGACAAATACGACAGGGTCAATACTCGCTCCGATCAGACTAAACGGAAACTGGAGAACAGAAGTCCTAACGAACTGATGAACGATGGTTTGGGACCAAGGACGGACAAGAGTGGCTTGGTAGCGGAGCCAGTTTCCCCGGTGATGCCGCAAAACGTTCCTTACGGAGTCCAGAGTTTAATAAAAGACAATAATACGCAGAGAACCGTTCGCGCGATAAGACTGGTCAACGCGACGACCGTTTCTGGCGCGCAGTCGTTCAACTCGGATCGCTCGCTGATCCACAAGCCGGACGTCGGATCCAGCTCCAGCTGTTCCAGCTGCTGCGACTCCAGCTCCGAGACCAGCGAGTTCCAGAGCGACTGCCAGGACGACGAGGAGATCGCGCTCGCGATGCAGGCAGCTGAGATCGCGAACAGGAATCAGATCCGAGCGAAGTTTCG atcGTCGGAGGATCTTGTTCATCGACTGTTCGTCTGCATAGCCGGTGTGGCGGATCAGTTGCAGACGAATTTTGCCTCGGATCTGCGGAATATATTGAAGTGCGTGTTCTTGATGAACAGTAGTCAGACCGTAGAAGAGAGCGAGACGAAGGACGATATTTTAACCGCAGACGATCAAATAGCAAATCCTATAAACGATACGGGTACTAATCACGAGCGGCAAGACTCGTTGCAGGAATTTGAAGACGATTTGGAAGACACGACTGTGACTACTAATGGCCAAAATACAA ATTCTCCGATAACCGAACGCGGCGAAGAGTGCGTGGAGCGTGCTCCAGCTTGGGTCCCCGACAACGACGCGCCGCGGTGTATGGCTTGCCAAGCCGGCTTCACCGTAGTGCGACGGAGACATCATTGCAGAAATTGTGGCAAAGTGTTCTGCGGTCGTTGCAGTAGCAACAACGTTCCCCTGCCACGTTACGGGCACACGAAACCCGTGAGGGTGTGCAACAGGTGTTTCCTCTATCAGGTGACGCCGTTCACCGTTTCCCAAGTAACACCTGCGAGCTGA
- the LOC144475197 gene encoding lateral signaling target protein 2 homolog isoform X2 — MESIRKWFYRPKRDDTSLLAQFFYADEALNAVACELDSFDGRQEPERCTTLVNQLRHCQDKVLTICSQIMDELIPESRANRDFRVKFPDDVMQENLAGQLWFGAECLAAGSSIMNREAESSAMRPLAKALTKSLDIVRNLLREHALKGHMNLKTQNPLDPSLEKLIESLKIFDRLFSDFELCYVGAMVPVKSTKEYEQQELVCVLFSETLQRALERGLLSQADVDNYEPALMFTIPRLAIVSGLLAPPGGPLCLKSPDNISEMFRPFKTLLLKIRELLWTLNNRELYMLEKLLCSNEEPSGPITHSSKSACQDIPDLEEFVHNFYTGYPNCKDFIVDFYTVTRNTGNNMDEVANDVVQALTEECENADRSPETRYDQEEGDRRAATRMNDVEYGPNRVYVTADGFDESARCNGGARTSSERESVSDEVQYSVKKACNSSVSRRQSCDDGLGSRREEDNAGSVYLTVQASVAQGGAENGASISSENQLSQQQQDDFMTSDISEILDGSENIEIPQTQYLLNQVSHENNVSGDTMHIQNSLPDLDSKKLISEANKTLSNLLLDSDCQNEISEQTDSGICTVLSSENTSLYDKSPEEKKTFANEIQQDDQILDDEDTQENTSYSCSNLNSPKRKSSTISENSCVCSLRSVKPVPPMDHSIEVNNLHSSSTEAAKNIPRISSNFDGTNEEFVGVAYGNGHITVCDSNQSSFQINYTENWENLNLNIDASTSRREFWCDLKCENCPSTSQNIGKIGTKIEQYAKEKIVSRKMRDEKQKRRHHRRHDKSGPLIHGNQETRTTSHFQSVYCATSTESSRSNSTDRCLNPRLISYGASLHPSQNTRQMPNFGSHSPHASPRMQHFEPRTNGHRTGSIVPRTQRNLSPHNKKLLDHRRSRSEQISRMKRRDVEKRDKYDRVNTRSDQTKRKLENRSPNELMNDGLGPRTDKSGLVAEPVSPVMPQNVPYGVQSLIKDNNTQRTVRAIRLVNATTVSGAQSFNSDRSLIHKPDVGSSSSCSSCCDSSSETSEFQSDCQDDEEIALAMQAAEIANRNQIRAKFRSSEDLVHRLFVCIAGVADQLQTNFASDLRNILKCVFLMNSSQTVEESETKDDILTADDQIANPINDTGTNHERQDSLQEFEDDLEDTTVTTNGQNTNSPITERGEECVERAPAWVPDNDAPRCMACQAGFTVVRRRHHCRNCGKVFCGRCSSNNVPLPRYGHTKPVRVCNRCFLYQVTPFTVSQVTPAS, encoded by the exons AGAGACGACACGAGTCTGCTCGCTCAGTTTTTCTACGCCGACGAGGCGTTGAACGCGGTCGCCTGCGAGTTGGACTCGTTCGACGGCCGACAGGAGCCGGAACGATGCACGACGCTGGTGAATCAGCTGCGCCATTGTCAGGACAAGGTGCTGACGATCTGCAGCCAGATAATGGACGAGCTGATACCGGAGAGCAGGGCGAACCGTGACTTCAGGGTGAAGTTCCCGGACGACGTGATGCAGGAGAATCTCGCGGGACAATTGTGGTTCGGCGCGGAATGCCTGGCAGCCGGCTCCTCCATCATGAATAGGGAGGCGGAAAGTTCAGCGATGAGGCCGTTGGCGAAGGCCCTGACAAAGTCGCTGGATATCGTCAGGAATTTGCTCAGGGAGCACGCGCTGAAAGGTCACATGAACCTGAAG ACGCAGAACCCGCTGGACCCGTCGTTGGAGAAGCTGATCGAGTCCCTGAAGATCTTCGACCGTCTGTTCTCCGATTTCGAGCTGTGCTACGTCGGCGCCATGGTACCGGTAAAATCGACCAAGGAGTACGAGCAACAGGAACTCGTGTGCGTTTTATTTTCGGAGACGCTGCAGAGAGCTCTCGAACGTGGATTGCTCAGCCAAGCTGACGTGGATAATTACGAGCCAGCCCTGATGTTTACTATTCCCCGTTTGGCGATTGTCTCTGGCCTCTTGGCTCCGCCTGGAGGGCCGCTGTGCCTCAAATCACCCGACAACATTAGTGAAATGTTTAGACCGTTTAAG ACGCTGCTTTTAAAAATCCGCGAGCTCCTATGGACGCTGAACAATCGCGAGCTCTACATGCTCGAGAAGCTGTTGTGCTCGAACGAAGAGCCGTCGGGCCCTATCACGCACTCCTCGAAGTCCGCGTGCCAGGACATACCGGACCTGGAGGAGTtcgttcacaatttttataccggTTATCCGAACTGCAAAGACTTCATCGTAGATTTTTACACAGTGACGAGGAACACGGGAAACAATATGGACGAGGTGGCGAACGACGTAGTTCAAGCGTTAACGGAGGAATGCGAGAACGCGGATCGTTCGCCGGAGACGAGGTACGACCAAGAGGAGGGCGATAGGCGCGCGGCCACGAGGATGAACGACGTCGAATACGGGCCTAATCGTGTGTACGTGACCGCGGACGGGTTCGACGAGAGTGCGAGGTGTAACGGTGGCGCGAGGACATCCAGTGAACGGGAGAGTGTCAGTGACGAAGTGCAATACAGCGTGAAGAAGGCTTGCAACTCTAGCGTTAGCAGGCGGCAGTCCTGCGACGACGGTCTTGGCTCCAGAAGAGAGGAGGATAACGCAGGCTCGGTATACCTGACGGTGCAGGCATCGGTTGCACAGGGTGGCGCGGAGAACGGTGCGTCGATTAGCAGCGAGAACCAGTTGAGTCAGCAGCAGCAGGACGATTTCATGACCTCCGACATCTCCGAGATCCTGGACGGTTCTGAGAACATCGAGATCCCGCAGACTCAGTATCTACTTAACCAGGTGTCCCACGAGAACAACGTGTCCGGCGATACCATGCACATTCAGAACTCGCTGCCGGACTTGGACTCGAAGAAGCTGATCTCCGAGGCGAACAAGACCCTGTCGAATCTCCTGTTGGACAGCGACTGTCAGAACGAGATCTCGGAGCAGACCGATTCCGGGATCTGCACGGTACTGTCCTCGGAGAACACCAGCCTTTACGATAAGAGTccggaggagaagaagacgtTCGCGAACGAGATCCAGCAAGACGATCAGATCTTGGACGACGAGGACACGCAAGAGAACACCAGCTATTCCTGCTCGAATCTGAATTCGCCAAAGAGGAAGAGCTCCACGATCTCGGAGAACTCTTGCGTCTGTAGTCTGAGGAGCGTGAAACCGGTCCCGCCGATGGACCATTCGATCGAGGTGAACAATCTCCACTCGAGCAGCACCGAGGCCGCGAAAAACATTCCAAGGATATCGTCGAACTTCGACGGTACCAACGAGGAGTTCGTCGGAGTCGCCTACGGGAACGGCCACATCACCGTCTGCGACTCGAACCAGTCCAGCTTTCAGATCAATTACACGGAGAACTGGGAGAACCTGAACCTGAACATCGACGCGTCCACCTCACGCCGGGAGTTCTGGTGCGACCTGAAGTGCGAGAACTGTCCGTCGACGTCGCAGAACATCGGCAAGATCGGGACGAAGATCGAGCAGTACGCGAAGGAGAAGATCGTGTCGAGGAAGATGCGTGACGAGAAACAGAAGCGGCGACATCATCGCAGACACGACAAGAGCGGCCCGTTGATACACGGGAACCAGGAGACCAGGACCACCTCGCACTTCCAGAGCGTGTACTGCGCGACCAGCACGGAGAGCTCCAGGTCGAACTCGACCGACCGGTGCCTGAACCCTAGACTGATCAGCTACGGCGCCAGTTTACACCCGAGCCAGAACACCAGGCAAATGCCGAACTTCGGGAGCCACAGTCCTCACGCCAGCCCGAGGATGCAGCACTTCGAGCCGCGTACCAACGGCCATCGGACCGGTAGCATCGTCCCCAGGACGCAGAGAAACTTGTCGCCGCATAACAAGAAGCTGCTGGACCACAGGAGATCCAGATCAGAGCAGATCAGCCGGATGAAGAGGAGGGACGTCGAGAAGAGGGACAAATACGACAGGGTCAATACTCGCTCCGATCAGACTAAACGGAAACTGGAGAACAGAAGTCCTAACGAACTGATGAACGATGGTTTGGGACCAAGGACGGACAAGAGTGGCTTGGTAGCGGAGCCAGTTTCCCCGGTGATGCCGCAAAACGTTCCTTACGGAGTCCAGAGTTTAATAAAAGACAATAATACGCAGAGAACCGTTCGCGCGATAAGACTGGTCAACGCGACGACCGTTTCTGGCGCGCAGTCGTTCAACTCGGATCGCTCGCTGATCCACAAGCCGGACGTCGGATCCAGCTCCAGCTGTTCCAGCTGCTGCGACTCCAGCTCCGAGACCAGCGAGTTCCAGAGCGACTGCCAGGACGACGAGGAGATCGCGCTCGCGATGCAGGCAGCTGAGATCGCGAACAGGAATCAGATCCGAGCGAAGTTTCG atcGTCGGAGGATCTTGTTCATCGACTGTTCGTCTGCATAGCCGGTGTGGCGGATCAGTTGCAGACGAATTTTGCCTCGGATCTGCGGAATATATTGAAGTGCGTGTTCTTGATGAACAGTAGTCAGACCGTAGAAGAGAGCGAGACGAAGGACGATATTTTAACCGCAGACGATCAAATAGCAAATCCTATAAACGATACGGGTACTAATCACGAGCGGCAAGACTCGTTGCAGGAATTTGAAGACGATTTGGAAGACACGACTGTGACTACTAATGGCCAAAATACAA ATTCTCCGATAACCGAACGCGGCGAAGAGTGCGTGGAGCGTGCTCCAGCTTGGGTCCCCGACAACGACGCGCCGCGGTGTATGGCTTGCCAAGCCGGCTTCACCGTAGTGCGACGGAGACATCATTGCAGAAATTGTGGCAAAGTGTTCTGCGGTCGTTGCAGTAGCAACAACGTTCCCCTGCCACGTTACGGGCACACGAAACCCGTGAGGGTGTGCAACAGGTGTTTCCTCTATCAGGTGACGCCGTTCACCGTTTCCCAAGTAACACCTGCGAGCTGA